Within Dysgonomonas sp. HDW5A, the genomic segment TATATTATAAGTCATAATACGCAGATCGTTTTGAGAATCGGCTTCAACTGAAATGAAAAATAAAAGAGCAGTTAATACAAAAATTAGTTGAGTTTTCATATTGTTAATAAATTAGATATAAGGTGATAATAAAAAGTATTGATATCTAATGATATTTCGAATTACGTATTATACACTAGACAAATATACAATTCAAAGTGAAACATTTCCTGATTCATTGCGTTATAAATAAATAATGTCAATCAGTAGTTGGGATTATATGTTCTATTATTCTAACGCACCCTTATGGGTTTGTTTTTCATTTTGCCTTGATGCAAAACGAAACAAAAGATCAAGACTGTGCCTTTTTGCGCGACCCGCTACGGACCCGAAAGCTAAAACAAAAGAAAAACGTTTAACGACAATATCCTTTTGTTTCTTAACGCTTTCATTCGTCCTGCGGGTACCCCGTGCAAACGCCAAGGTCGGGAAGCCTGACGGACAATAGTTGTTTGCGTGCATCAGCCGAAGTGCATCAGTGGAGTAGCCGTTGGCTGACAAGCGAAGCAGGCGTAAAACTAAACGTGCCGACAGGCAGTAGGTTTAGTTTAGCCTGTAAGCTTTAGGTCAGACAGGCGAGCCACGCAGCACAAAGCCTTTTTGATTCCTTTTGCGGCTTTGGGCAAAAGGAATACAAGCAATCTCTGATTGCGCGTAGTAAAATGAACGTTAGAATAATAGAACATAAACATAACAGATCAACTACTGAATCGCATAAATACTTTAATTTCAGACAATCATGAAATCAAAAACAGACATGCCCAAACCTACAACAGTTGATGAATACATTGCTGTAGCAATTCCTGAAGTAAAGGAATACTTAGAACGACTAAGAAGTTCTATCAAACAAGCCGCACCACAAGCCGAAGAAGTCATTAGTTACGACATGCCGGCTTATAAACAAAATGGTATGGTAGTTTACTTTGGTGGCTTTACAAAACATGTCAGCCTATTTCCCGGTGCAGAAGCAATAGAAGTATTTAAAAACGAATTAACAGATTATAAAACCTCTAAAGGAACGATCCGTTTCTCTCTCGATAAACCACTTCCAATTGCATTAATAAAGAAAATAGTAAAATTTAGGGTAGCTGAAAATTTAGCAAAACAACAGAAAAAACAAGCATCTAAATCACCAACAAATAAAAGCTAATCATCTCCTTTTAGAATGGGCAGCCTCCAATGAAATTTAGTTGCCAAAATACGTATAACAAATACAAATATCGCTGTAGATACCTGAACTATAGGCATGCTTACTCCCCAATAATTCAACAAGCAAAATAAGAG encodes:
- a CDS encoding iron chaperone, producing the protein MKSKTDMPKPTTVDEYIAVAIPEVKEYLERLRSSIKQAAPQAEEVISYDMPAYKQNGMVVYFGGFTKHVSLFPGAEAIEVFKNELTDYKTSKGTIRFSLDKPLPIALIKKIVKFRVAENLAKQQKKQASKSPTNKS